A genomic window from Sceloporus undulatus isolate JIND9_A2432 ecotype Alabama chromosome 9, SceUnd_v1.1, whole genome shotgun sequence includes:
- the ZCCHC17 gene encoding nucleolar protein of 40 kDa isoform X2, protein MAMEVLPELYDVFQGEVASVTDYGAFIKIPGTRKQGLVHKSQMSNCRVDMPSELVDVGEKVWVKLIGKEEKDNKLKLSLSMKAVNQGTGKDLDPNNVALDQDARKKRSFKDYTSQKITLEAVLNTVCKKCGCPGHFAKDCFMQPGGTKYTLIPEEEEILPENKRKAHISEDSVKKKKRVKKGKEGKKETQEQSPF, encoded by the exons ATGGCAATGGAAGTACTTCCAGAACTATATGATGTATTCCAGGGAGAG GTTGCTTCTGTTACAGATTATGGAGCATTCATAAAAATTCCAGGAACAAGGAAGCAAG GCCTTGTACACAAAAGTCAAATGTCAAATTGCCGAGTGGACATGCCCTCAGAGCTGGTAGATGTTGGTGAAAAAGTGTGGGTGAAATTGATAGGAAAGGAG GAGAAAGACAACAAACTAAAACTGTCTCTTTCCATGAAGGCTGTTAATCAAGGAACTGGAAAGGACCTTGACCCCAACAATGTTGCTCTTGA TCAAGATGCACGAAAGAAACGTTCATTCAAAGATTATACCAGCCAGAAGATCACTCTAGAAGCTGTCCTGAACACAGTTTGTAAGAAGTGTGGTTGCCCAG GTCATTTTGCAAAAGATTGCTTCATGCAGCCAGGAGGGACCAAGTACACCCTTAtaccagaggaagaagaaatccttccagaaaacaaaagaaaggctCATATATCTGAGGATtctgtaaagaagaagaaaagggta